A region of the Pempheris klunzingeri isolate RE-2024b chromosome 21, fPemKlu1.hap1, whole genome shotgun sequence genome:
GTCATACTTAGCCTCTGAGCTATCAAGAGAGGACAGAACATTTCCTCAATGAGGAAATACATTTCTAATGAAACATCTAACACAAAAACtctcttgtgtctgtgtttagcGTGTTTATTGGCAAGGAGTCCTGCCTTTGAGTTTCCATTCAACATTATAGTAGTAAAAACAGCGACTGCAGTGTGTCTTCAAGTCTATATGTGGTTGGTAACTGacttaaaaaaatcataatgtTACCTGAAAAGTGGAGcatcacagcagacacagtggTACATCCCCACTTCTGAATGGTTGAGGTAGATCCCACTGAAGGGCTGAGAACGcccacaagtacacacacagttagcaACAGGActaatacttaaagatgatttcaacattttattagttttgtgTCCTTAAGTTTGTGATTGTTTTAAGTGCAATATAGTAATTTGtccttattcttcttcttactACAAGCAGTAGTGTTTCAAGCTGAGAGCAGCCTCTAACTCATAAGACACCAAAGTTTTGTAGCACAGCCGGTTGAAACTGACACAAGAAGTGAACAATATGAGCAAAGTCCACCTGGAGCTGTGCTGGGGTTtatgagacagtgtgtgtgtagtgttggTTTGACACAAATACTGATGTGCAAGTAGTATGCGGTACTCACCACCTCAGTCCCTTTCTCTCTGGTGACTACATACTGTTCTGGGGTCAGTTTCTTTTGCCAGTCTGTAGTTTCATCATAGCGGGTGAGAGATTGCTgggctgcagagagcagaggatgcATATGTGCATATGGAACAGTGCAAAGGACATTAAATCCACTGGGCAGATCATTTATGCATGGTTACcatatacataaaaaataaacagattgTAAAAGATTAACAATTTAAACTATTAGATATGGCAGGATTTCCTAAACCTAAACATCAGACCCTGCAGAcctaaataaattatttttgttatcaCATAGACTTAGAAACTGTGCTGCTCTTGGTAGGAAGGCACCAAAAGACTTTCACTTAATCCAAGCAGCAAAGAAGCTGTAAACTAATCCCAAATGTCTTGGTGACCCCTGCAAGCCCACCTGGGTCCCCTCTGCTTAATGCTAACCACAGTGCTCTTTGCACAAGGAATAACCTGTAACAGCCTGTTTCTTATTCTGAGCTCCTTCCGACAACATCCATGAGAAAGCTGCAGCATGGTGCACCTGTGGGCGCCTGCAGCCTGTCATACTGGATGGTAGAACGTGTTGATCCGgagtttgacagaaaaataataagcAACCGCTCCCCGTGTACCTTGAGATGTAGACACAGGACGGATGAATACTGGGCTCCTCCTCGGTAACGCCACGGATCTGGCTGTCATGTGCTGAGAAACACCCACGAAGAGACGGGCTACGAAGCGAGACATGTTTGCTGCTGCGGCGTCAAGTGGACTAAAGTCAAGTGCGCACAGCAGTGGAAGCCAAGTGCGCTCGATGCGCTCGGATTGTTCATGTCCCTGCGAGTCCGCGCTGGTCCTCCCCCGGCTGATGCAGGCTGGTGGCCGAATGACCCGGTCAAAAATCACACCTGCAGCTATGTAGGTCAAAGTGGACTGGGTTCATTGGTGTTTTATCGCTAGATTGTGTTCAAAGATCACCGCCTTGGTTGTGGTTCCATAGCTTGAAAGAAATGCTAAACTGTGGGTGAAAATATGGTTATTCAAATATCCTCTAAGTTCCTGTACAGTACTGTACAGTAAGATCACTATAAACTGGCATAATATAATTAGGTGGAAGCAGGAACAGCAGGTAAAGACCACCTGCCAACCAGCTCTAACCTGCAGAGTGTTTGACTGTGGTGCACTAGCACATTGTTTGACCCCCACTTGACTTTGGTTACAACAATGTGGATCCTCTGGTGAAGAGCCAAAGGTTAAATCAGCGTGTTTATTGGAGGTCTTACTGATAGACAAGCAAGGTGTGCCATACAGCAAATACACATACAATACAATGAAGCATCCCAGTAAAATGTGTGGTCACAGCATTATGTACTGTAGGATTTCTACACCTATATAGTCTGGTATTGCACAGCAGCAGGTGTGTTGGCTGTCAGCAGGCTTCCAGGCTGGTGCATGAGGTCTACTATGTAGCGGCACGGCTGTGAAGGCCGTCCTTTGGTGGAGGGATCCCTGCTGAAGAGGAGCACCTCATTCCAAGCCCGGTTGTACTCACCCCGCTCAAGTGTGCAGGTCAAACCGATGCAATCAGCCAGacactgaaaagtaaaaagaggAGAGATGGGTCACGGTGTGATTATTTGGAAATGAGATGGAGCGAATGAAGAGGGTTATAGTGTACATGAAAAACGGAGGAATGGAGTGGGGTTGGGGAGAGCTTAGAGAGTCAAAACGTGGGTGAAATGTAATCAAGGGACCGGTACAGAGAGCAAAAAggttgatggtgtgtgtgaggtcagtGGTACCTTGAAGAGAAGAGCTCTATGGTAGTAGATTCCCTTGCTGATCAAACCGATGGGAACAACGTTAGACTGGAGCTGAAACTTGAGCTGGCTGAGGTGCAGCACCCATGGGAATTCATGCAACTTCTTCTGCTCGACTGCTCCGCCCATTGCTTCACTCACCAGCCTGACACAAAAAGCCCATGCACACAAAATCCCTTACAACGCAAGAATCTCCAAAATGATTTTGCTCTGCATCCTGAATTCTCACAGTGTATCTTACAGGCCACTTGTTTAGTACTAGCACTTGTTGTTGAACAATGAGTGGCaatcatttaaaatgagatGATTTTCTTCTCTATTGGTGGTTACACCTCTGCATGTTAGTTTGTGCTGACTGCATCAATCACCTGGCTAAGGCAGCATACTGCTCTCGTTCATCATTCAGTGGGAGGATGGCTTCTTTGGCCTCTTTAACTAGAAGCTGCAATGAGACGTCTTCCATCCTCTTCCACGGTTTCCCTGCCGGAGACACAGGCTGGGCTGGATTGTCatcctgtttcttcttcctgtACACAGGCAGTAAATTAAAAAGGAGTCAGGATCTTGAGAATAGAAAAGAATATCAGTGGGGATTTTACGATACTatactttaaaatgtgttcacacagtAAACAGATAAGAAATTAACCCACATTTTGAAATACCAAGAAATGTGTTATATGTGATGACACTGTAGGtaccccctccacacacacacacacacacacacacacacacatacacacacacacactctcgcctTGATGTCCTGCGGTCTCCCTTGCTGCTGGTCTCTGTTTCTAATGGGTTGCTCTGCTTCTCTTCGGGcacatctgctgtctctctgccaTAGAAGGACAATAATAAATTGGTTTATGTAACTGAACACAGAACTGTTATTCTATTTGTCAGTTGTTGCCATGTGTGTTATGCATGGATATACTATATTTCAGTATTATAAATTCACAAAGAAAGCATGCAACTTCAGAATGCCATAGTGATTATTATGAGTAGTTTTTCCAACTCtatgttgtttgtgtttaaatattttcttgAGACTGAAGAGAATgcattgtctgtgtgtttctgtgtctgtactTGCAGTGCATAGTATGTGTGCCAGAGAGATACTATTGTTCCTGTCTTGGAAATAGAAATTTGGCAGATGCATGCAGCACATGTAGAAAACATCTTTCATTTCTGCACACATTATTATATACAGTACGGTGCaaaggtgtgaagaaatgctgtaaagtaagaatgcattcaaaattataaaatttaattattcatttccaTTTACTTTAAAAATCCAAAGTTAgctaacagaagaaaaatctaaatcaaatcaatatttggtgtgacatGACAATGTCATTAGGATAATGTCattcagtgtaaagaagaacaagcagtcctggaagtgatggtgtggcccccacagagctgATCTCAACaccatccagtctgtctggaaggatctgaggcagcctaCATCCACAGAGGATCTGTGGTTTGTTCcccaagatgtttggaacaaccttcctgctgagttccttcaaaaactgtgtgcaagtgtacctggaagaactgatgctgttttgacaGCAAtgggtggtcacaccaaatactgatttgattaaGATATTTCTTCTGTTGGCTCACTTTGcattgataaaaaatatatatatattattgaaagcattcttattttacagcatatgttcacacctgcctaaaacttttgcacaatactgtatatttcagagaaaaaacTAGGAGGtacaaaacagtttttcaaTCTGCTGTTGTATCCAAACACATTATTCCAAACACGAACATATTATAATATTCTTAATTCCCTATTTTTCATTACAACTTCTGGAGCTGCATCAACATCTTATCTTACCAACATAGTCTCATGTTCTTGAGATATCCTGCAGACAAACAGGGGCAAAGGCTAAACTTTGCTGGTCAAAGTAATTATAAATCATACAAGTTATAGCAAGTTAACTTAGATTAACTCTACCAAGAGGCATTTTGATTTCTAAAGTTGAAAAGTTAAACTTGGGTCATACTAAGCTGTGGATAAGAGCACGGATGGATTACATAACACACTGCTTAAGAATGCCTgagatgttgtgtgtttgtgtatgtgtgtgtgtgtgtgtgtgctgaagggGGGACATGGTGGAAATGGAGCAGACCTGAGGTACCCTGAGGGGGTACTGCTCTCTTTGGCAACTTTAATTCATCAAAATGCTGAAGGCTTGTGGGAGCATTAGTGTGTGCATACTTATGCAGCCTTTAATTCATATGGTAtgtgtgcattagtgtgtgtctCAGTCAACGTGCATGTGCAATATGTGCAGGCATCTTTCGCTGCATCTTCAtgggtgtgcatgcatgtgcacttGTGCTTGTGTGCACAAGTCCATTAGTCTAAACAAAGGCTCTTTTACTCTGAGTGTGTTGCCATCTTAAAAAAAAGTGGGATCGTTTACCCTGTGAGGCCATGCTAACGGGGCTCACTGAAGGCAAacagggagaggggggaaaaggcagagaaggggaaaaaagtggAGCACTGGATTGGAGCAGACAAGGGGAGGGTGATAGTAATCTAACAACCACAATAAATTGTACTAACAAACTACATGTGTGGCTGGTAGTGTAGGAATCACTACCACTATTACCGGTAAGAGAACCGGTAAGCTGTTGTAGTTTGGGGGTGGCAAGTTTAGTGAGCTGGAATGTGATgcatataaataataaacaatgtTTAGTTCTAGTTTTTTAGtacttaataataaaaataaaaatcaagaaaGCATACTCTATTGCAGTATTTACAGCAATGATGGGCCGGTGCTGGTTGACAGGCTGGTTGGACAGTTCCTCTAAAGTCAGAGTCCTCCGACCTGCACAAgcctaaaagagagagagagaaggaaactACTGTTGGGCTAAAAATCGAAATGTTACAATATCCTTTGCCAGAGTACAGACGAAACCGTGAAGAGagtaaatgtatgtatatgagcatgtcaataaaaaaagtttttttttaaatttctatttAGCTTACATTTTGTAAACTAACCTTATTTCACATAAATTTCATAAGtatacagacatacacaccTTCCCTACATCATAAAAGCCATCACGAATAGTGTCAGTGGAGGCCAAATGTCCTGTCAAGCTGTACTTAACTGACAGGTTCGTGTTAAGCAGGCTGAGCATGGCCAACTCGCTGAAACTGTTCCTACGATTCAATGATTGGTTGATTTCCTGAAGCATTTCCAAGGCTCTGACACACAAATATTACAGGAACattacagaaacacaagcacatactGATATTCAAACAATGACgacaaatatgaaaatggacacactaacaaacatgcacaatatGAACAAAATGGTCAAACACTTTCTTCCGTAGCCACATGTAATACTGTCCTATACTGCCATCTACTGGCTATTTAAGATATTACTATGAGTTGGCTCCAACACTAAAGTTTTACTTTACTGATGTCATGTTATCTGTCATTTCAGTGACTTACCCAAATTTGCACATCTCCACAGCCGTGTGCTCATCACTGGCACAGACATTGATAGCCATGCATGCATTGTGCAACACCTGCTTGTGAGAGGAGCGCAGCAAATTGACCAGTGGGAGAAGGCCTCCAGCACTTTGTAGCTATGTAGGACAGGAAGTGAATTTTAAGTAGTCATTGCAAATATATGACTTCTTGTCTCCACATTTGATTATATTACTATTAGTCACAAACATGAGAACAGGGACATTTCTGGCCAgtcattagacacacacacaaacaccaaccTCTGCCCTAGCCTCTGTATCACAGACCAGCATTGCCAGGCATTGTGAGGAGGTGACCAGGACCTGTGTATCTGTGGACTTTAACGGCTCCACCAAAGCCTGTATGGCTCCATGTGACAAGATGCTGCAGCGGATGGCCTCCTGTCCAGCCATGTTGCCAAGTGTGGCAGCAGAATTGGCCACCATCTTGGGACAGcttccacagagctgctggacaAGGATTTCATGGCCTCCTGCCTCATACGCCTCACTGCAAGATCCCACAGAAATAGATGGGAAGTTTACTGCAAGCCTACAGAGCTGACAATAAATGCAGTTTCACAACAAAGCATACAACTTAGTAtttctgtaatgtgtgtgtgacacttgATTTGCACATATAAGTATGAGGGAAAACTAACAGTCTGAGTAAGAGTTAAATGGTAGAGTCCCAAGAAGTGAAGGAGACAGTGTTACTGAAACATGGAGTCAGATAGTGAGAGATGATAGGCACTGAGAAGATTTGTCAGGAGAATAAAAAGGTGCAAGataaaaatgagaaacagagagaaaagaggtcAAAAGATATTCAGTGAGGGAGAACCATGACAAGACAGATGGAGTATCAAATCATTTGTGAAACAGTAGAGAGGAAGGCATACTGCTCAAATTTAAAATACCACCTCCCTCTAAGCCTCGGTTTTAGAGATAGCAAAGGTATTCCTAAATGTTttatacagaaaacaaaataccaAACGTattccaagaaaaacaaaacaagtctgTCACTCACAGCGCGTTGAGCTGGTTGCTGTGTGTGAGGTTAAAGAGGGCCTGTGTTGCTGCCTCTCTCAGCACCAAACTCTCATTGTTCAGCAACTGTACAATTGCAGGGACACCACCTGAGACACACATAATTCAAACTAATTCACACATCATTGTCATGAGTGTGTTGATGTCATGGtgattgtgtgaatgtgtgcatacCCAGGTCTCTGAAGCTGTCCTTGCTAGCCAGGTGGAGGCTCATGGCCGACACGGCCTGGCAGGTAGCTGCTTTCACACTGACGTCCGCCACGGACAGAAGTTCCACTAGAACCTTCTCCACATTCTGCTCATGGAGCAGTTTGCGGTtttcagctacacacacacccaagcaCCCATGTACAcacaattaaacaaacacagaaaaacacacagctagttttatatatatatatatatatacaccccTATTGCTTAAGAACCTATGGTTGGAAAGTTAAGAGGAAATTATTATCTCCTTCTGTGCTTACAGCTCTGGGAAACCCTGGCGATGCATTTAACAGCGCTGGACTGGATTTCAGGCATGTTGGGGGTGAGAACAAACTCCATCAGCCTCGTCAGTCCTCCGCCTTTGTGGATCAGCTGCAAACTCTCACTGTCACTGACACAGTTAGTAAGTACCTTTAAGGCCTCAGTATGAAGGTCGCTGAAGTCCTGGAAGAAATACAAAGACAGATAGGGGAAGGAGGATGTAGAGGACAAAGACCTTGAATGGGATAGAAAATGCACTGGGAATTGACAACAAGTGCTAATTCAGAATTAACCATTTCCAGCTATTGGTgcaaacataaaatatttatacGGGCGCCTTCTCTATGTTCCTCATTATTTAACACTATGACTTAGACACACATGAGCTTGTTACGACAAAAGTATGTATCCattttctctcccacacaccTACCACACTACTGAGGATATCCATGAGCTTCTCAAATCCTTGCTCTTCCCTAAAAGTGTTGCGTGTCTCTTTATCAGTGGTGACATTCTGCAGCGTCTTTAAAGCCAAATGCTGAATGACAGGGAAGTCCGACTTTAACAGTTCCAGAAGTGGAGGGATCCCACCCAACTCATGTACTGCCAGACGACTTTGGTAGTCCTTTATGAATACAGAACAGCAGAGGATATAACCAGACAACAACACTTTTGGGACCATTTGAATGTCAC
Encoded here:
- the armc3 gene encoding armadillo repeat-containing protein 3 codes for the protein MGKKVRKESETPCKETIEPLPVEGKTPATVVLLLRSPEEDILVKACEAIHTFAEKGDESKVSLLGLGALEPLCQLITHNNKLVRRNAFMALGSMATNDDVKGALKKIDVIPSIIDKLSFDEDMVVHEFATLCLACLSVDFICKVQIFDNKGLPCLIQLLSSPDPDVKKNSLEIIFNLVQDYQSRLAVHELGGIPPLLELLKSDFPVIQHLALKTLQNVTTDKETRNTFREEQGFEKLMDILSSVDFSDLHTEALKVLTNCVSDSESLQLIHKGGGLTRLMEFVLTPNMPEIQSSAVKCIARVSQSSENRKLLHEQNVEKVLVELLSVADVSVKAATCQAVSAMSLHLASKDSFRDLGGVPAIVQLLNNESLVLREAATQALFNLTHSNQLNALEAYEAGGHEILVQQLCGSCPKMVANSAATLGNMAGQEAIRCSILSHGAIQALVEPLKSTDTQVLVTSSQCLAMLVCDTEARAELQSAGGLLPLVNLLRSSHKQVLHNACMAINVCASDEHTAVEMCKFGALEMLQEINQSLNRRNSFSELAMLSLLNTNLSVKYSLTGHLASTDTIRDGFYDVGKACAGRRTLTLEELSNQPVNQHRPIIAVNTAIEETADVPEEKQSNPLETETSSKGDRRTSRREKKKQDDNPAQPVSPAGKPWKRMEDVSLQLLVKEAKEAILPLNDEREQYAALARLVSEAMGGAVEQKKLHEFPWVLHLSQLKFQLQSNVVPIGLISKGIYYHRALLFKCLADCIGLTCTLERGEYNRAWNEVLLFSRDPSTKGRPSQPCRYIVDLMHQPGSLLTANTPAAVQYQTI
- the msrb2 gene encoding methionine-R-sulfoxide reductase B2, mitochondrial, which codes for MSRFVARLFVGVSQHMTARSVALPRRSPVFIRPVSTSQAQQSLTRYDETTDWQKKLTPEQYVVTREKGTEVPFSGIYLNHSEVGMYHCVCCDAPLFSSEAKYDSGTGWPSFKEAHGTWERDESHTSIIRRPDNSLGSEGTEVLCKTCDAHLGHVFDDGPDPTGQRFCINSVALTFKSRVNNKPDKAEEN